One region of Gilliamella sp. ESL0405 genomic DNA includes:
- a CDS encoding MarC family NAAT transporter produces MLELIQTVGFGLILFIPLTNPLTTVVLLLGLSGDMTNEERNYQSKMTCIYVFIIMIVSFYCGQLVMNTFGISIPGLRIAGGMIVGIIGFRMLFPQQPSHKTLEADAKKKEISNNIAFVPLAIPSTAGPGTIAMIISMASTVKGGGYNVSSWVIYASSILVPLLLCLILWLCMRSAGSIMRFMGKSGIEATSRIMGFLLVCVGTQFIINGVKELVINFPNI; encoded by the coding sequence ATGCTGGAACTTATTCAAACTGTCGGCTTTGGTTTAATTCTTTTTATTCCTTTAACCAATCCCTTGACCACTGTAGTGCTGTTATTAGGTCTATCTGGCGATATGACCAATGAAGAACGTAATTATCAGTCTAAAATGACCTGTATTTATGTTTTTATTATTATGATTGTATCGTTTTACTGCGGCCAATTGGTGATGAATACCTTTGGTATTTCTATTCCCGGATTGCGCATAGCCGGCGGTATGATAGTTGGCATTATTGGCTTTAGAATGCTTTTCCCTCAACAACCTTCTCACAAAACACTGGAAGCCGATGCTAAGAAGAAAGAAATTTCAAATAATATTGCTTTTGTTCCTTTAGCTATTCCCAGCACGGCCGGACCGGGTACTATTGCGATGATCATCAGTATGGCATCAACCGTTAAAGGGGGCGGATATAACGTGTCTAGCTGGGTTATCTATGCCTCGTCAATACTGGTACCACTTCTCCTGTGCCTTATTCTTTGGCTTTGTATGCGTAGTGCGGGCAGTATTATGCGTTTTATGGGAAAAAGTGGCATTGAAGCCACTTCTAGAATAATGGGATTTTTACTGGTTTGTGTTGG
- a CDS encoding single-stranded DNA-binding protein, with protein MANRGINKVILVGNLGQDPEVRYMPNGNAVANFSVATSESWKDRQTGETRDRTEWHRVVVFGKLAEIAGEYIKKGTQVYLEGQLQTRKWQDQSGADRYTTEVVINPIGGTLQILGSRNSGDNSFNDGSQSWGQSANNTSSAPAAPRQAAPTAPAAQPATPEPPMDFDDDIPF; from the coding sequence ATGGCAAACCGAGGAATAAATAAAGTCATTTTAGTCGGTAACTTAGGTCAAGATCCAGAAGTTCGTTACATGCCAAATGGTAATGCTGTCGCTAATTTTAGTGTTGCAACTTCAGAATCATGGAAAGATAGACAAACAGGTGAAACCCGAGACCGAACAGAATGGCATCGCGTTGTCGTGTTTGGAAAATTAGCTGAAATTGCTGGCGAATATATCAAAAAAGGCACACAAGTTTATCTTGAAGGTCAATTACAAACTCGTAAATGGCAAGACCAATCAGGCGCCGATCGTTATACGACTGAAGTTGTAATAAACCCAATTGGCGGTACATTACAAATTTTAGGTTCACGTAACAGTGGCGATAATAGCTTTAATGACGGTTCACAAAGTTGGGGACAAAGTGCTAATAACACTTCATCTGCGCCGGCAGCACCTCGCCAAGCGGCACCAACAGCGCCAGCAGCACAACCGGCTACACCTGAGCCACCAATGGATTTTGATGACGATATTCCATTCTAA